The Streptomyces sp. NBC_01551 genomic sequence GAAGGTGTGCGCGAAGCTGACTCCGTGCAGGGGTGATTGGGTGACACCCCGGATGGTGGCGGGGGCCTCGATGCCGAGCACGTCCAGGACGGTGGGGACCATGTCGATGATGTGGGCGAACTGGTCGCGGATCGCGCCGCGGGCCTTGATGCCGTCGGGCCAGTGGACGAGGAACGGGTCGCTGGTGCCGCCGCGGTAGGTCTCCCGCTTCCACCGCCGGAACGGCGTGTTGCCCGCCCAGGTCCATCCCCACGGGTAGTGGTTGAACGTGGTGGGGCCGCCGAGTCCGTCGATCTGCTTCAGGCTTTCCTCCAGCGTTTCGGGCGCGTTGTTGAAGAACTGCACTTCGTTGGTGGTGCCGGTCGCCCCGCCCTCGGCGCTCGCCCCGTTGTCGGAGACGACCATGATCAGCGTGTTGTCGAACTCGCCGGTCTCCTTCAGGAAGTCCACCAGCCTGCCGAGGTGGTGGTCGGTGTGGGAGAGGAACCCGGCGTAGACCTCCATCATCCGCGCGGCGAGTCTCCTTGCCTCCGGGGACAGCGACTCCCACGTGGGCACGTCCGGATCGCGCGGGGACAGGCGGGCATCGGCGGGCACCACGCCGAGCTGCTTCTGCCGGGCGAAGGTCTGCTCGCGGTAGGCGTCCCAGCCGTCGTCGAACCGCCCCCGGTAGCGGTCGGCCCACTCCTTGGGCACATGGTGCGGGGCATGCGTCGCACCGGGGCACAGGTTCAGGAAGAACGGCTTGTCCGGGGCGACCTGCTTGGCGTCGGCGATGAACGACATCGCCCGCTCGACCAGGTCCTCCGTCAGGTGGTAGCCGTCCTCCGGCGTGGCCGGCGGCTCGACCTGGTGGTTGTCGTACACCAGGTCCGGATACCACTGGCTCGTGTCCCCGCCCAGGAACCCGTAGAACCGCTCGAAACCCCGCCCCAGCGGCCACCGGTCGTACGGCCCGGCCGCCGACTCCTGCTCCGAGGGCATCAGGTGCCACTTGCCGACCATGTACGTGTTGTAGCCGTGCTGCAGCAGCATCTCCGACAGGAAGCCGTTCTCGAACGGGATCTGCCCGTTGTAGCCCGGGTAGCCGGTGGCCAGCTCCGTGATCGCCGCCATGCCGTTGGCGTGGTGGTTGCGGCCCGTGATGATGCAGGAACGCGACGGCGAGCACAGCGCGGTGGTGTGCATGTTGTTGTACAACAGCCCGCCCGCGGCCAGCGCGTCCAGATTCGGCGTATCGATCGGACTCCCGTAGCAGCCGAACTGCCCGAACCCCGTGTCGTCGAACACGATGAACAGCACGTTCGGCGCACCCGCCACCGCCCGCACCGGCTGCGGCCACGCCGGACTCGACTCCTCGGTCGTCCGCCCGACCACCCCCGGGAACCGCTGCCCCGGCCGGTACTCACTCCACGACGACTGCGCCATCTGTCTCCTCCCGACCACAGAGCCCTGCCGCGACGCGGGATCCGTACCGGACGGCCGGGCAGGAGGCCCCGGCCGGGGCCACTATCCCGGGCTACTCCACGCTAGGACGCCGCCACCACCACGGCGAGCGGGCTGCGCCGTCTGGCCCTCCATGCGAGAAAGCGCTACGGGGCGGGGGCGTAGGCGACGGTGTCCACGCGGCAGCCGGCCGCGATGTCGAACAGCCGGTCCTGCTCGTCATGGTCGACGGTGAGAGCCGGCAGGCGCGAGCGAAGAACGCGAAGCCCCGGACCGGAGGGCGGATTCCAGTGATCGTCGCAACGTGACCACTGGAATCTACTGCGGCGGCGTCGGGCCCCTTCTGGCTGCGTTTACGCGTCCCGGCTGGTGGTTACGCGTCCTTGAGCCTGGTCACGATCCACTCTCCGAGTTCTCGGGTCATGACGGTGTGGCCTTCGTTGGTGGTGGCGCAGCGGAAGTCGTGGAGGTCGCTGCGCTCGGCGTCGATCTTGCCGTAGAGGGTGTCATTGTTGTCGATGTCGGCCGACGCGACGGCGCTGATGGTGGGGACGAAGGTGGAGGTGTTGTGCGCGAGTTCCGCCTTGTCGGGGTTGTTGATGAGGTTGGCCAGCAACGCGGCCACGCCGAAGTTGGAGGCGCCGCCGAGGAGCTCGGGGAAGAGACCGCCGGGAGCGCCGTCGATTTCGGGGAAGCCGGTGGTGTTGATCGAGACCTTGTCCTGGCCCGGCTCCTGCATCTCGGCGACGGTCTTGCGTCCCTGCCCCTGGGTACGCAGCTGCGCGGCCACCTTCGGTCCGGGGGCGGCCATCGCGGGACTGTCGGCGGGGATGTTGTTTCCGGCGCCGGTGCCCGTTCCGTTGGCGACGCCGAGCAGGCGGGGGATCTGGGGCCACTCACCCATCCGCTCCAGCGCGTCCAGGAACTCGGTCCGTGCCTTGTCCTGGCCGGCGGCGACGTCGAGGGTGGTGTTGGTTCCGGTTGCGAGGTGCCAGCGCAGCATCTGGCGTGCGGCAGGGCTGTTGATCAGGTCGGAGTAGAGGTTGAAGAGCTGCTTGCCTTCGCCTCCCCAGCGGGCCTTCACGAAGTGGGCGAACGCCTGGACTCCCAGGGGCAGCCACGCCCCGCGGTGCGGGGTGTCGTAGGAGAGGTAGGTGGAGACCTCGTGCTGCATCCGCTGGCGCTCCATCTTGGCCAGGGCATAGCGGGTGACCAGCCCTCCCATGCTGAAGCCGCCCACCGTCAGCTGGGCGTTGCCCTCGCGCTCGGCGATCGTCTGCATGATGCACTGGATCGCGACCTCGGCATTGTCGAGGATGGACGCGGTGCGGTCGGCGAAGCCCAGCAGAATGACGTCGAACCCGGCCTGGCGCAGCGTGGAGATGAACGGGTACTCCCCGTTCTCCAAGCCGTCGTACAGGTTGTCGACGTTGGTTCCCTCCGGAGCGAAGCCGTCGGCGAGGATCACCGGTCGCCGGAGGACCTTCTCGCCGGGTGACCTGTAGAAGACCCAGGCGGTTCCGCTGGTGGCCGCGGTGCGCAGATCCCACTTGGTGCCCCAAGGGGCGGCCTTCACGGCGGCGAGCTCAGACCCCGGAGGGGTACCCCAGATACTGACGACAGGCTTGGACATACTTCGACGTCTCCTTGGTGTCGCGGCGATCATGCTGATACAGCCATCGTCCCGACACGAGCACCCGCGCCCTAACCGAATCAGGTGAGATCACTCTCCCGGGCATGAAACGGCTCAATTCAGTCCCTCCCGGGCGCCTCTCGTACGCGGGCGCGCCACAACCAGAACGCCGTCCTGACGAGGCAGAGGCGTCGACGTGACGGGGGTGCCGTCACGCGACCGCGCAAGATCACCCGACCGCATAGGCAGCGTCGTGTCGGCTCCCTTAAGCCTGAGGCCCGAAGCTCCGAGAATCGGCGGCCAGTCCCCGCGTTAGGACTGTTCGACTTCCGTCATGAGGAGGCGGAGGGTCAGG encodes the following:
- a CDS encoding arylsulfatase; the encoded protein is MAQSSWSEYRPGQRFPGVVGRTTEESSPAWPQPVRAVAGAPNVLFIVFDDTGFGQFGCYGSPIDTPNLDALAAGGLLYNNMHTTALCSPSRSCIITGRNHHANGMAAITELATGYPGYNGQIPFENGFLSEMLLQHGYNTYMVGKWHLMPSEQESAAGPYDRWPLGRGFERFYGFLGGDTSQWYPDLVYDNHQVEPPATPEDGYHLTEDLVERAMSFIADAKQVAPDKPFFLNLCPGATHAPHHVPKEWADRYRGRFDDGWDAYREQTFARQKQLGVVPADARLSPRDPDVPTWESLSPEARRLAARMMEVYAGFLSHTDHHLGRLVDFLKETGEFDNTLIMVVSDNGASAEGGATGTTNEVQFFNNAPETLEESLKQIDGLGGPTTFNHYPWGWTWAGNTPFRRWKRETYRGGTSDPFLVHWPDGIKARGAIRDQFAHIIDMVPTVLDVLGIEAPATIRGVTQSPLHGVSFAHTFDDAAAASRHRTQYYEMLGHRAIDHDGWRAVCPWPGPSFAEAERPFGTPITMADLDDLDAHHWELYHVDQDIAETRNLAQEHRSKLIEMIALWYVEAGKYNVMPIDGSVLQRIMTERPQITQNRTSYTFRSGTQAVPAAVAPRVLNRPHSVTADVEIPPGGAQGVLLCQGTNAGGWSLYVKDGHLHYAHNYVQRALHHVASSETVPEGRHALRFEFEPTGAPDIAHGKGAPGRAQLYIDGRLVGETEMPVTTPITFNPGGMACGANPGSAVTPDYQAPFRFTGTLHSVTVDLSGDLIVDVESEMRMHMARQ
- a CDS encoding triacylglycerol lipase; the protein is MSKPVVSIWGTPPGSELAAVKAAPWGTKWDLRTAATSGTAWVFYRSPGEKVLRRPVILADGFAPEGTNVDNLYDGLENGEYPFISTLRQAGFDVILLGFADRTASILDNAEVAIQCIMQTIAEREGNAQLTVGGFSMGGLVTRYALAKMERQRMQHEVSTYLSYDTPHRGAWLPLGVQAFAHFVKARWGGEGKQLFNLYSDLINSPAARQMLRWHLATGTNTTLDVAAGQDKARTEFLDALERMGEWPQIPRLLGVANGTGTGAGNNIPADSPAMAAPGPKVAAQLRTQGQGRKTVAEMQEPGQDKVSINTTGFPEIDGAPGGLFPELLGGASNFGVAALLANLINNPDKAELAHNTSTFVPTISAVASADIDNNDTLYGKIDAERSDLHDFRCATTNEGHTVMTRELGEWIVTRLKDA